In Besnoitia besnoiti strain Bb-Ger1 chromosome I, whole genome shotgun sequence, the genomic window GTCCCTCCGTAGGGGGGTTATTGGAAGCCACTTTCAAGGGTTAACTCAGTCGACGCAGCTCGTTGTGGCACGCGGCGACTCGACTCGCCCGCCACGGGCGCCGTTCGCGACGTTGAGAGGGGCTCGAGGTTACAGATCGGCTGCTGTTCAGCTAACAGCATGCAAAACTGTGATCTCGGACACCGGCTCTTCAACGTCTGATCTGAGTCTGCAGGACCTCAGTCCTTTTAAATGCTGAATCCACATAAACGCGGAGAGGGTCGCTTCTGTTGCTCCATTCCAGGATCACGATGGCGACACGTACACTGCCTCAACGGCCCTGCTCTTTGCGGTCAGGGGCTCGTAAACTGATGGCAGTGTGTGTAGGCGGAGCGTTGCTTGCCGGGGGAATATCCGCCGCAGGTCAGCATCTCAACGCCCTTTCGGGGCCGACGACGGTGCCTGGTGAAGGTGTCTGGCAATCAAACACAGCTGAATGCAGCATTTCAAGCGAGAAGAATGGCACACCTGAACCTGCCAGCCTGATGCTGTCAAAGGAGAAACTGACGGCAACTCTCAAGTGCTCGGGCACTGACAACCAGGTCGTGCCCCAAACACAGACCAGCGTCTGTGTTTTAAAGCCCGAGAACACGGTAACCACTTGCGGCACTGCCGACAACCAGATAACGCTAAGAAGTCTTCTCGGTGCCAGCGAGGAAATTACATGGAAGAAGATACCCGCAACCAAAGACGCCCAGGCAGAGAGGCAAGAGTGGAGCCTCGAGCTCAAAGAAACACAACTCCCGTTGTCTGATAAGGAGTTCTTCGTCGGCTGCCAGaataaaaaaaaaacaggTGACGATGTCAGCTGCAAGCTCACGGTAAAGGTCGATGCTCCCCCCTCTACAGTCAAGGAAAACGTTGTCTCCTGTGCGTACGGTCACTCCAGCAACTCTGACATCCTGAAAGTCGAGATGTCGGAAACCAACAATACACTCACCCTTGCGTGCGGAAAAGAGGGATCTGTTACGCCGGAAAAGTTCGCCTCCAACTACTGTGTAGACGCCGACAATCTGGACAAGTGCTCAAAGAGCTACAAAGAGATTCTTCCCATGTACCAGGAGAAGTGGTGGACAACGGAGAACAAAGAGAATCATTCCGTAAAGTTGGCGATTCCGACGACAGATTTCCCTTCTACGGACCAGCGCTTTTACATTGGTTGCTTGCCCGCGTCGCGAAACGTGGAAACGCCCGATAACGAGGCCAGCGGTCGACAGGCAGAAGAGCAAACGACGGCGGCTGGGACGCCCTGCAAAGTGGAGGTGACGGTCAAGGCCGCCAGTGCGGCTTCGGTGGCAGACGGAGTTACAGTGTCTCCTGCTGTTGGAGCGACTGCTCTGATCGGTCTAGTTTTCTTCTCGTAAGAGCTGCAACCGGATGAACTGCATATCGGCTTCTGGATTTCCGTCCAAGTGCGGCAAGAGTTGTGTATCTGTCGGCTTCCACGTGCTTTGAGCCCATCCCGATACCTCCCTCCGTAACTTCGTCTGGGGGTCTGACCATAAAATGTGACTGCAAGCCTCAAAGATTCCAGAGGCACAACCGTAGCCCTAGATCCAAGACAgattcgccgcgtctcgggCAAACCGTCACGTGGGAGATGCTGCCCTGCTGCGAAGCAGCTGAACTCAGTATCCGTCCGAGGCAGCAGGGTGTAATGGGCAACCCCAAACCCCTGCTCTGGTCTTCAGTATATATTTGTGGTTCGGGAGTCGAAGTCCAAATGTCCAACTATTCGCTAGTACCATTAGGGGGCGTGTTCAAGCATGGAAAGGAGACATCTCTTCAGTCTCTGCCTTCACTCCAACCTAGCTAGGGAGACGAACCACCGTTGTAATAGGTAGGAAACCGTTTCAGAAGTGGGAAAATATGAGGCAGGCATGAAGAGTCCTGCTAGTCATCTTCTTTCCCAGTGGAGCAGAACGACAACGATATGCAACCGAAGCAGCTTAGTGATCGGACGTCCTCGCCACATGTACATAGATACTATCTAAATAGCTTAATTTAGTGGTAGAAACCCTTACCCCCCGGGGGAAGAGGCGGTTCACTCGAGAGATAGCTAAAACTCCATCCCGATTCTTCTGCCATACTGATCGTCCTCGGGAAGAAAGGCGGTAACAGTTAGTTGTAGAGTTAAGCACCGCAATTCTCCACCGCCTAAAATTTCTTCTTCCGATGTCAGAGGAAGACTAGAGCTGCGGTGTGAGACTGGAGCCCGCGAGTCGGCGACAAGCGCGACACCTTCGACGACGCAGGGTTCTCTACAGCCGGCGTTTTTTCGCGCGAGGGGGGCTGAGGGGAATGGCGGGTAACCCGCCACGGACGACCAGCCAGCCGAGGGGGAATGACGCGTTGAAGGGCACAGACTCACCAGCATCTTTGTGGCAAGGACTTTCAAATATCCGGCTGCTCCGCGCTTCACACCGTTTCGTAATCACTGACTGAAGACAAAGTGCCGGAATGGCGGATTCGCGCCTGACTCTGCGCCACGGAGGACGGTCCAGGCCGCCCGTGTCAGTGGCGTGGAAGATCGTGGCTGTTTACGCTAGTGGAGTCCTTCTGTTCACTCCTCACCAAGCTGATGGACATCGGCTCCAGCAGGTCGTCGCGAACGGCAATCTAGGGAGGGAACAGCATTCccctggcgcggctgcctcgtctACTTGCGAACTGGAGAAgcccggcggcagcggcaatGGAGAGCCCTCGATTCCCGTGCTGACATTATCCGCTGACACCCCGACCGCCACTTTGCTGTGCTCTGGTGGAGACAATACGGTAGTCCCCAGCGACGACACAAAAGTGTGTTCCGCTCAGACTTCCACAATATCGACGTGCGCGAAAGGTGACGACGGCACCCAGGTACTCCTGAAACAGCTCCTAGAATCTACTGACAGCATTAAATCAACAATCACGCCCACCAAAGAGCCGGTCGGGAAGCACTGGACGCTGAGCCTGAAAGAATTCCCTCTCATAGACCAGGCATTCGTCGTCGGGTGTCAAAGGAACAACCAAGACACTAACTCAAAGTGCAAAGTCAGAGTTGACGTGAAGGCACGGCCTTCAACTGTCGAGGACGGGAACATTGTCACTTGTTCCTACGGCAAGGACAGCAATCtgacgccgctgcaggcggaacTAACGAAGGAAAACAACGAGTTGGCACTGGCCTGCGGCAATCACGGCACAATTACCCCTACGACGTTCACCACGCATCTGTGTCAGGATGACACACTGAAGAAGTGTGAAAAGAGGTACACTGAAGTACTCCCACTCTACAGCGAATCATGGTGGACAAACACTAGCAAGGATGGGGACCCAGTCAAGTTCAAAGTTCCCAAAGAAGGGTTCCCGACTGCAGACCAGAAGTTCTACATCGGATGCCTTCCAAAGAAGGCCGAAGAAGGACACTCGCCTTCACGTGACGTTCCAGGAAAGGACGCCGCTACAACGACGCCTTGCAAGGTGTTAGTGACAGTGAAGGCTGCAAGCTCTCCGTCagctgcttcctctgctttgCTGGCGGCAGTTTTTGCCGCTGGAGTTGCTGTGTTTCCTGGACTCAGTGTCGGCTCTGCATGATCGAGGAGTGTCAACCAGACGAGCGCGTTGGTTAGGAATTAGGTTCTCACCGGACATTTCTTTGTCTATCACACAGGCCGGAAGTGATATGAGTCAACTTCCCGTCTCACCTAGTATCTGTCCTCTACACCTGATTGCATTCTACTCTATGCATCGCTGCGTAACCGTGCTTGATCATTTCAGCCACGTGCAGAAATGTGTGCATCGCCTCTGCGACTATTACGTGAGCGAATGTCATGTTGGTGGGTCGCAATGCGAGCCGACGTAGAACTACATGATCCCGTGGTTCTGCGAAGAGACGACACGCTTCTTTCAGGTCAGATTCTGGTCGTGGTAACCATACAAATCCCTTACACGTCTACGTTCAGCGGCGTGGTCAGTAGAGTTCTGTGCATAGCGGGAGGGGAACAGTCAGGCATCGAGTTTCGTGGATTCTTAGGTAGGCAGACTGCTCGATCAACAAATACCGCCCACGCCTAGCGATGTGACTGCGCAGGTATGTATGCAAGACAACGCACGCGATAAAGGGGTGACAGAGGGCCTAAGCTCAAAGCCTCGGCTTTGTGCCATATTTTCcgacgcgcgacgagcgTCAACGCTTTGAGTCTCCCGAGGCACAGTTATAGCAGTATATAAATGCTGTCTCATCTGCTCTCGGTTGCCAACACAAGGGCTTAGATGCCACTTCCTCGAGAACGACGATCGCAGCACATGGACGGTTGCGTCAATGCCAGCTCTTTCTTGCAGGCTGCCCTACAAGCAGCTGGCTTGTTCGTACTCAACCACGCGATCTGCAGGAAATGGTGAGAAATGTCATTAGGCAACGCACGCAGTGGCTGTGGCATGCTTAAGAGGTTGCCCGTTTTGTTCCCAGTGTACTCACAAGAAGAGCGCTCccaaaagaaaaaaacccTCTCGCCTTCGACGCGTAGTGGGGTATCACTAAGCCTCAGCCCTGTATTTTCTCTTCAGTGTGCCACTAGCATGAGcccagcagcagagaaaaactCCCGCCTCGCCACCTATCTGCGCCATGGTGACCCCCGCTAGCGTTTTGTGTCTCACGACAGAAAACGCCGCGTCCACCACGGCATGTCAGCGACGCAAGgtcggcgaccgcgcccgtGCTCGACGGATGCGGGCAAAcaggccggcgacgccgcagcggcggcgatcGCAGTTTACTTTCACGGCGACAGGAA contains:
- a CDS encoding SAG-related sequence (encoded by transcript BESB_001060) encodes the protein MADSRLTLRHGGRSRPPVSVAWKIVAVYASGVLLFTPHQADGHRLQQVVANGNLGREQHSPGAAASSTCELEKPGGSGNGEPSIPVLTLSADTPTATLLCSGGDNTVVPSDDTKVCSAQTSTISTCAKGDDGTQVLLKQLLESTDSIKSTITPTKEPVGKHWTLSLKEFPLIDQAFVVGCQRNNQDTNSKCKVRVDVKARPSTVEDGNIVTCSYGKDSNLTPLQAELTKENNELALACGNHGTITPTTFTTHLCQDDTLKKCEKRYTEVLPLYSESWWTNTSKDGDPVKFKVPKEGFPTADQKFYIGCLPKKAEEGHSPSRDVPGKDAATTTPCKVLVTVKAASSPSAASSALLAAVFAAGVAVFPGLSVGSA
- a CDS encoding SAG-related sequence (encoded by transcript BESB_001050), giving the protein MATRTLPQRPCSLRSGARKLMAVCVGGALLAGGISAAGQHLNALSGPTTVPGEGVWQSNTAECSISSEKNGTPEPASLMLSKEKLTATLKCSGTDNQVVPQTQTSVCVLKPENTVTTCGTADNQITLRSLLGASEEITWKKIPATKDAQAERQEWSLELKETQLPLSDKEFFVGCQNKKKTGDDVSCKLTVKVDAPPSTVKENVVSCAYGHSSNSDILKVEMSETNNTLTLACGKEGSVTPEKFASNYCVDADNLDKCSKSYKEILPMYQEKWWTTENKENHSVKLAIPTTDFPSTDQRFYIGCLPASRNVETPDNEASGRQAEEQTTAAGTPCKVEVTVKAASAASVADGVTVSPAVGATALIGLVFFS